The genomic stretch CTCGGGCATGCGATGAGACGCCACGGCCGCTGTTCCTCTCCCTGGATTGATCCATCGTCAGTTCTACCGGGGAGGAACAGCGGCCGAGAGCCCCAGTCAGAGGGGGTCGAGCGCGGGGTGCGTCGACGTCACATGTCGCGGTAGCGCTTCGCGGCGGCGAGGGCCTCGCGGAGCTCGTCGACGGTCAGACGCGGGCCGTAGCCGGGGGTGTCGCGCTGGATGCGCCATCCCTCGGCGAGGGCGCCGGCGTCGACGGTGTCGAAGCCGAACTCGTCGATCAGGTCGGCGACGGTCGTCTTGGCAGCGGCGTCGTCACCGGCGATCACGAGGGCGCGGCGGTCCGGGGTGCCGGCGGGGGTGGCGTGCTCGGTGAGGTGGTCCGCGCCGATGTGGTTGAAGGCCTTGACGACGTGGGCGCCGACCAGGTGGTCCTGCAGCATCTCGGCCGTCGTGGTGGTCTCCTCGTCGAGGGCCGCGATCTGGCCGTCGCGCTGGGGGTAGTAGTTGTTCGTGTCGATGACGACCTTGCCGACGAGCGGCTCGACGGGGATCGTGTCGATGGCGCCGAGCGGCACGGTGACGACGACGATCTCGCCCTGGGTGGCGGCGTCCTCGCGGGTGCCGGCGGTGGCGTGCTCGCCGAGCTCGGTGACGAGGTCGGTGAGGGTCTCCGGCCCGCGCGAGTTCGCGATCACGACCTGGTGGCCGTGCTGCACCGCGAGGCGTGCGAGCTGGGATCCGATGTTGCCTGCTCCGATGATTCCGATGGTTGTCATGCACGGTGCAACACGAGCGCGGCCAGGGCATTCCGTCTGGCGTTCCCCGGAGCGCGGTGGCACCGGAACCTGAACGGCGGTGCAGGATGGCGGCATGACACACGAGTTCCGGAACGAGGCCGACCGAGACCGGTATGCCATGTACGTCGACGGGACCCTCGTGAGCGTGCTCGACTACCGCGTCAACGGTGACGCGATCGCCTTCCCGCACACGTACACGGTGCCGGCACACCGCGGCCACGGGTACGCGGGTGAACTCGTGGAGCACGCCGTGTCCGACGTCGAGACGACGTCGTCGAAGCGCATCGTCCCGATGTGCTGGTTCGTCAGCCAGTGGTTCGACGAGCACCCCGAGAAGAACGACCTCCTCAGCCGCGGCGTCGCGGACTGACCCACCGAGAGACCGCCATGCCCCGCATCGTCCCCTTCCTCTGGTTCGACGACCAGGCCCAGCACGCCACCGAGTACTACACGGAGCTGTTCCCCGACTCACGGATCGACGGCGTCGGCCGCGGTCCGGACGGCTCGGTGCTCGTGGTCGAGTTCACCCTGATGGGCCAGCCGTACCGGGCGATGAACGGCGGCCCCGGGCACCCGTTCACCGACGCGCTCTCGCTGCAGGTCGACGTCGACACGCAGGAGGAACTGGACCGGATCTGGGACGCGCTGATCGCCGAGGGCGGGCACCCGGTGGCGTGCGGCTGGCTGGTCGACCGCTGGGGCCTGTCGTGGCAGGTCACCCCGTCGATGATGGGGGAGCTGATGGCAGCCGGCGGCGACCACGCAGCGGCCACCCGGGTCTACGAGGCGATGCGGGACATGATCAAGCTCGACATCGCCGCACTCCGGTCGGCGGCTGCCCCGGCCTGAGCCCGACACCCGGCGGTGCCCCGGTCGGCCACCGATGTCCCCTCTTCGGCGGACGCCCCGTTATCGTGGGGCGACACCGTCGGCGGAGGGGCCCGCGTCAGCGATGCGGGGACCGCCACGCAAGCACCATGCCCTGACCAGGGGCGACCGACCTCCGGCCGACGCCGGACGACAGACTGGAACACCATGGCCGACCCGAGGGGCCCCGGGATCCGCGAAGCGGACATCGGACGGGCGTACACCGAGCTCTCCCGCATCACCCGCCGAGCGAGCGTCCGTGCGCGCGGCACCGACGACGTGCTGAGCATCGTGGACCAGTCGCTGGTCGACTTCGTCGTCCAGCACCCCGGGTGCATGGCGATCGACATCGCCCGCTACCTGCGGCTGAACCGGTCGACGATCTCGCGGCAGCTGTCCGGGCTGCTCGTCGCGGGCCTGGTCCGCACGGTCGACGGCGGTTCCGGCAACGCGAAGCCGCTCGAGGCGACCGACGCCGGCCGTGCGGCGCTGGCCCGGTCCGTGCGGCTGCACCGGGACGCCCTGGTCGAACGTCTGGCGGAGTGGTCCGACGACGACGTGGCGCTGCTCGCCGGCATGCTCGAACGGCTCGGCGCCGCCGACGAGGTCGACCTGCCGATGCCGAGCCGCGACCCCGACGAGTGACGGCGACACCGTGAGCACCACGCTCGTCCTGCTGTCGGACACGCACCTGCCGAAGCGGGCGAAGGACCTGCCGGCCGAGCTGTGGGCCGACATCGACGCCGCCGACCTGGTCGTGCACGCCGGTGACTGGGTGGACCTGGCGACGGTCGACCTGCTCCGGGCCCGGTCCCGCGACCTGCTCGCCGTCCGCGGCAACAACGACCTTGGCTTCGAGGACCACCTGCCCCTCGTCGCCACCCGCCGCATCGAGTCGCTGCGCTTCGCCGTCGTGCACGAGACCGGTCCGGCGACCGGGCGCGGACGTCGGGCCGAGGCGGACCACCCCGACGTCGACGTCCTGGTCTTCGGCCACTCGCACATCCCCTGGGACTCCACCGCACCGAACGGCATGCGTCTGCTCAACCCCGGTTCGCCGACGGACCGCCGACGACAGCCCG from Curtobacterium sp. MCLR17_032 encodes the following:
- a CDS encoding MarR family winged helix-turn-helix transcriptional regulator, which gives rise to MADPRGPGIREADIGRAYTELSRITRRASVRARGTDDVLSIVDQSLVDFVVQHPGCMAIDIARYLRLNRSTISRQLSGLLVAGLVRTVDGGSGNAKPLEATDAGRAALARSVRLHRDALVERLAEWSDDDVALLAGMLERLGAADEVDLPMPSRDPDE
- a CDS encoding GNAT family N-acetyltransferase — encoded protein: MTHEFRNEADRDRYAMYVDGTLVSVLDYRVNGDAIAFPHTYTVPAHRGHGYAGELVEHAVSDVETTSSKRIVPMCWFVSQWFDEHPEKNDLLSRGVAD
- a CDS encoding YfcE family phosphodiesterase, with the translated sequence MSTTLVLLSDTHLPKRAKDLPAELWADIDAADLVVHAGDWVDLATVDLLRARSRDLLAVRGNNDLGFEDHLPLVATRRIESLRFAVVHETGPATGRGRRAEADHPDVDVLVFGHSHIPWDSTAPNGMRLLNPGSPTDRRRQPDHTWMRCEVDGSDLSVTLVRRAPGADGIRLVASPEAS
- a CDS encoding VOC family protein: MPRIVPFLWFDDQAQHATEYYTELFPDSRIDGVGRGPDGSVLVVEFTLMGQPYRAMNGGPGHPFTDALSLQVDVDTQEELDRIWDALIAEGGHPVACGWLVDRWGLSWQVTPSMMGELMAAGGDHAAATRVYEAMRDMIKLDIAALRSAAAPA
- a CDS encoding NAD(P)-binding domain-containing protein, with the protein product MTTIGIIGAGNIGSQLARLAVQHGHQVVIANSRGPETLTDLVTELGEHATAGTREDAATQGEIVVVTVPLGAIDTIPVEPLVGKVVIDTNNYYPQRDGQIAALDEETTTTAEMLQDHLVGAHVVKAFNHIGADHLTEHATPAGTPDRRALVIAGDDAAAKTTVADLIDEFGFDTVDAGALAEGWRIQRDTPGYGPRLTVDELREALAAAKRYRDM